One region of Vibrio pelagius genomic DNA includes:
- a CDS encoding ImpA family metalloprotease, with translation MKKSTLFLYMAVPSLLLTACGGGSDSNDSTQPKTAVQRALESGDASLVSDANEFIAASESFVSELNRQHNQIKNHLMQGEGGETLNQLFWDPTHDAAIISSTYGFNDPILKTNKAMNEDYTDQELVIGVAGYTASQTRYAALASNPFRTLQRYPSSVNEQMETWLKNLVNWAAGSDKPAKIVLAQMDQSYYFPDDGATRNWIKNNINSHALINDDDACDAGKLKACLEEKPDLLIISQQLNDGDRVNDVVEGLNYSFEHQIPVLYLHLDGGMTELGRALFTEMHIQYEGDNYWRKLGLSDWDPKQLLDQIPDFILAEQALLHRLKNDSFNVDLKLCDDKSCADESLMDAEFYRAANTLRMHLNGLDKQKVDLFANSDYEYEKLILLLADSYRQDVSYPMDKNNTERIDFLRSYFSDYVQYQSRSVNAAQPNLGNFSTKTFEDVPLIYKTVTLESKRNFRSAGVYALPGQTIKVTRVDRNDVSTSIAFNSLRSGATHEFSKDGGYARPKFLTSVAYPIEPGETIILTSAYGGTLQVHFDKNDINVELKFENVAQHPVWRSEKDNERFVAELEEAKFDWAELITPGFEVHSKLDKMQTSIGSSDWNQPHDMALATERYMHNFPHALAGFRGPGIDEIAEVHGYGDSKGWQVETIDIVKHMNADQATCGYGCSGNPYDAYWAFHPLGHGDLHELGHGLEKGRFRFSGWEGHSTTNYYSYYSKSRYYQDTGNVSSCQSLDFKGQYELLQQSRTQPDPNAFMAQQSQTHWSWGARVFIQMMMLAQEQGVLDYGWHMLGRLHLIEREFNRLKSSDDLWNTNKQTIGFNSYSREEANQITNDDWLLIALSYVNERDMRNYLDMWGFNFTDKAKSQVAALSLTPMPLTYFASSSRGYCVDEFAKAPISVDGVTAWPLN, from the coding sequence ATGAAAAAAAGCACACTATTTTTATACATGGCAGTGCCTTCTCTGCTACTTACTGCTTGTGGTGGAGGCAGTGATTCTAATGATTCTACTCAGCCCAAAACAGCAGTACAGAGAGCTCTTGAGAGTGGTGACGCCTCGTTAGTCTCTGATGCTAATGAGTTTATTGCTGCGAGCGAATCGTTCGTGTCGGAGCTAAATCGTCAACACAATCAGATCAAAAACCATCTGATGCAAGGTGAGGGTGGAGAAACCCTTAATCAGCTGTTCTGGGACCCTACCCATGACGCCGCTATCATCTCTTCTACTTATGGTTTTAACGATCCCATCCTTAAAACCAACAAAGCGATGAATGAAGATTACACCGACCAAGAGTTAGTTATCGGTGTGGCTGGATACACCGCTTCGCAAACTCGCTATGCAGCATTGGCGAGTAACCCTTTCCGCACTTTACAACGGTATCCTAGCTCGGTTAACGAGCAAATGGAGACATGGTTAAAGAATCTGGTTAACTGGGCGGCGGGATCGGATAAGCCCGCGAAGATCGTGTTAGCTCAAATGGATCAGTCCTACTACTTTCCTGATGATGGTGCGACCCGAAACTGGATTAAAAATAATATTAATTCACATGCACTGATCAACGATGATGATGCATGTGATGCCGGTAAGCTAAAGGCGTGCCTTGAAGAGAAACCCGACCTCCTAATCATTTCCCAGCAGCTAAATGACGGCGACCGCGTAAACGATGTAGTTGAAGGCTTAAACTACTCATTTGAACATCAGATCCCTGTGCTGTATTTGCATTTAGACGGGGGGATGACGGAACTCGGGCGTGCTCTGTTTACTGAAATGCACATTCAATATGAGGGTGACAACTATTGGCGTAAATTGGGGCTATCTGATTGGGACCCCAAGCAACTTCTTGATCAAATCCCAGATTTTATTTTGGCGGAGCAAGCCTTGTTACACCGCCTCAAAAACGACAGTTTTAATGTTGATCTGAAGTTGTGTGATGATAAGTCTTGCGCTGATGAATCGTTGATGGATGCCGAGTTTTACCGGGCAGCTAATACCCTTCGTATGCACTTGAATGGCTTAGATAAGCAGAAAGTCGACTTGTTCGCTAATAGTGATTATGAGTATGAAAAGTTGATACTGCTGTTAGCTGACAGTTATCGACAAGATGTCTCGTACCCAATGGATAAGAACAACACTGAAAGAATCGATTTTCTAAGGTCCTATTTCAGTGATTACGTACAATACCAAAGCCGATCGGTAAATGCCGCGCAGCCAAACCTAGGTAACTTTAGCACCAAAACGTTTGAAGACGTTCCGCTGATTTATAAAACGGTGACGTTGGAATCAAAACGCAATTTCCGCTCAGCGGGGGTGTATGCACTTCCCGGGCAGACCATCAAAGTCACACGTGTTGATCGTAATGATGTGAGTACATCCATCGCATTCAACTCACTACGCAGTGGTGCCACTCACGAGTTCTCAAAAGACGGCGGTTATGCGAGGCCTAAGTTCTTAACATCGGTGGCTTATCCGATTGAACCTGGAGAAACCATCATTTTGACCTCTGCGTATGGCGGAACACTGCAGGTTCATTTTGATAAGAATGATATCAACGTTGAGTTGAAGTTCGAGAATGTTGCTCAGCATCCGGTGTGGCGAAGTGAAAAAGACAACGAACGCTTTGTTGCCGAGCTCGAAGAAGCGAAATTTGATTGGGCAGAGCTGATTACACCTGGCTTTGAGGTGCACTCAAAGTTGGACAAAATGCAAACATCAATCGGTTCAAGCGATTGGAACCAGCCGCATGACATGGCTTTGGCGACCGAACGATACATGCATAATTTTCCACATGCGCTGGCTGGGTTTAGAGGGCCGGGAATCGATGAAATCGCCGAAGTGCATGGGTATGGAGACAGTAAAGGTTGGCAAGTTGAGACGATTGACATCGTCAAACATATGAACGCTGACCAAGCGACTTGTGGCTATGGCTGCTCTGGCAACCCTTATGATGCTTATTGGGCTTTTCATCCACTGGGTCACGGTGACTTACATGAGTTAGGGCATGGCTTAGAAAAAGGCCGATTCCGTTTTAGTGGTTGGGAAGGGCACTCTACAACCAACTATTACTCCTACTACAGTAAGTCACGATACTACCAAGATACAGGCAACGTATCATCGTGCCAAAGTCTAGACTTTAAAGGTCAATATGAACTTCTTCAACAGAGTCGGACACAACCTGATCCTAATGCGTTCATGGCGCAGCAAAGCCAAACTCACTGGAGTTGGGGAGCCCGTGTTTTCATTCAAATGATGATGTTAGCGCAAGAGCAGGGTGTTTTGGATTACGGCTGGCATATGCTTGGTCGACTTCACTTGATTGAACGAGAGTTTAATAGACTTAAATCAAGCGACGATCTTTGGAACACCAATAAACAGACGATTGGCTTCAATAGCTACTCAAGGGAAGAGGCAAATCAAATCACCAATGATGATTGGTTGTTGATTGCACTGAGCTACGTCAATGAGCGTGATATGAGAAATTACCTAGACATGTGGGGCTTTAATTTTACGGATAAAGCCAAGTCTCAAGTGGCTGCGCTCAGTTTAACACCAATGCCTCTGACTTATTTTGCCAGCTCCAGCAGAGGGTATTGTGTCGATGAGTTTGCGAAAGCGCCAATTAGTGTCGATGGAGTAACGGCTTGGCCGCTTAACTAA
- the xthA gene encoding exodeoxyribonuclease III — protein MKVISFNINGLRARLHQLQAVIDKHQPDVIGLQEIKVHDEAFPLADVEAMGYKVYFHGQKAHYGVAMLCKQEPVSVQKGFPTDTEEHQKRMIMATFEDEAGEKTTVLNGYFPQGDNINHETKFPYKRQFYQDLMTYLNDHHSNDEQIVVMGDINISPIDADIGIGEPNAKRWLKTGKCSFQPEERQWLKTLLDWGFVDTFRQLHPDVTDQFSWFDYRSKGFVDNRGLRIDVVLATPKLAEKCTESGIDYELRGIEKPSDHAPIWSTFK, from the coding sequence ATGAAAGTCATCAGTTTTAATATTAACGGCCTTAGAGCTCGTCTACATCAACTTCAAGCAGTCATCGATAAACATCAACCGGATGTGATTGGCCTACAAGAAATCAAAGTTCATGACGAAGCATTCCCTCTCGCTGATGTTGAAGCTATGGGCTACAAGGTCTACTTCCACGGCCAAAAAGCGCACTACGGTGTTGCAATGCTGTGTAAGCAAGAGCCTGTTTCTGTACAGAAGGGATTCCCAACAGACACCGAAGAGCATCAGAAGCGCATGATCATGGCCACGTTCGAAGATGAGGCTGGCGAAAAGACTACTGTGCTTAATGGCTACTTCCCTCAAGGCGACAATATCAATCACGAGACTAAGTTTCCTTATAAGCGCCAGTTCTACCAAGACCTAATGACTTACCTCAATGATCACCACAGCAATGACGAACAGATCGTTGTGATGGGTGACATCAACATCAGTCCAATTGACGCTGATATCGGTATCGGTGAACCGAACGCAAAACGTTGGCTAAAAACAGGCAAATGTTCATTCCAACCTGAAGAACGCCAATGGCTAAAAACACTATTGGATTGGGGCTTTGTTGATACTTTCCGTCAACTTCACCCAGACGTGACCGATCAATTTTCATGGTTTGATTACCGCTCAAAAGGCTTTGTAGACAATCGTGGCCTGCGCATTGATGTGGTTCTAGCCACACCAAAACTTGCTGAAAAGTGCACCGAATCAGGCATCGATTACGAACTGCGTGGCATTGAAAAGCCATCAGATCACGCACCGATTTGGTCAACTTTTAAGTAA